Proteins from one Mycteria americana isolate JAX WOST 10 ecotype Jacksonville Zoo and Gardens chromosome 1, USCA_MyAme_1.0, whole genome shotgun sequence genomic window:
- the OTC gene encoding ornithine transcarbamylase, mitochondrial, protein MLFNMRNCFSIAKLTWTSKQLLRHFWYGPPAQMNVHLKGRDLLTLQNYTADELKYLLWMASDLKQRIKHKGEYLPLMQGKSLAMIFEKRSTRTRLSAETGVALLGGHSSFLTTEDIHLGTNESLTDTARVLSSMTNAILARVYKHNDLDLMTKEATIPIINGLSDLYHPLQILADYLTLQEHYGGLNGLTVTWIGDGNNVLHSIMMSAAKLGMHLRIATPKDFEPDLRITKITEQYSKEYGTKLLLTTDPLEAADGANVLVTDTWISMGQEEEKKERLKAFQGYQITMQTAKSAASNWTFLHCLPRKPEEVDDEVFYSPRSLVFQEAENRKWTIMAVMVSLLTDYSPQLQKPTF, encoded by the exons GTATGGGCCACCAGCTCAAATGAATGTTCATCTGAAAGGTCGTGACCTCCTTACTCTACAGAACTACACAGCAGATGAGCTGAAGTATTTGCTGTGGATGGCCTCAGATTTGAAACAAAGGATAAAGCACAAAGGAGAG TATTTGCCTTTGATGCAAGGCAAATCTTTGGCCATGATTTTTGAGAAGAGAAGCACAAGAACAAGATTATCTGCAGAAACAG GAGTTGCTCTCCTTGGAGGACATTCTTCCTTCCTTACAACAGAAGACATACATCTGGGCACTAATGAGAGTCTCACAGATACAGCAAG GGTGCTGTCCAGCATGACAAATGCAATCTTAGCTCGAGTTTATAAGCATAACGATCTGGACCTAATGACAAAAGAAGCCACGATCCCAATAATCAATGGATTGTCCGATTTATACCATCCTCTCCAGATTTTAGCTGATTACCTAACTCTTCAG GAGCACTATGGCGGGCTGAATGGACTCACTGTCACCTGGATTGGGGACGGAAACAACGTCCTCCACTCCATCATGATGAGTGCTGCAAAGCTGGGAATGCACCTGCGTATTGCGACTCCCAAG GACTTTGAACCAGACCTCAGAATAACTAAAATAACTGAACAGTACTCCAAAGAG TATGGTACCAAGTTACTTCTCACAACAGATCCTTTGGAAGCTGCAGATGGTGCCAATGTCTTAGTTACAGATACATGGATAAGTATGggacaagaagaggaaaagaaagaaagactaaaGGCATTTCAAGGTTATCAGATTACAATGCAG ACTGCAAAATCTGCTGCTTCCAACTGGACTTTTTTACATTGTTTACCCAGAAAACCTGAAGAAGTTGATGATGAAGTATTTTATTCTCCACGATCATTGGTTTTCCAGgaggctgaaaacagaaaatggacaATTATG GCTGTCATGGTTTCCCTGCTGACAGATTACTCACCACAGCTACAAAAGCCTACATTTTGA